In the Streptomyces sp. NBC_00525 genome, one interval contains:
- the meaB gene encoding methylmalonyl Co-A mutase-associated GTPase MeaB produces the protein MVDVPTLVEQARAGRPRAVARLISLVEGASPQLREVMAALAPLAGGAYVVGLTGSPGVGKSTSTSALVAAYRRQGKRVAVLAVDPSSPFSGGALLGDRVRMSDHASDPGVYIRSMATRGHLGGLAWAAPQAIRVLDASGFDVILVETVGVGQSEVEIASQADTSVVLLAPGMGDGIQAAKAGILEIGDVYVVNKADRDGADATARELNHMLGLGEARGPGDWRPPIVKTVAARGQGVDEVVEALEKHRAWMEEHGVLTERRTSRAAREVETIAVTRLRERIGTLHGDRRLDALAARIVTGRLDPYAAADELVAGLTGED, from the coding sequence ATGGTGGACGTCCCCACCCTGGTGGAGCAGGCCCGCGCGGGGCGACCTCGGGCGGTGGCCCGGCTCATCTCCCTGGTGGAGGGGGCCTCGCCGCAGCTGCGCGAGGTGATGGCCGCCCTCGCGCCGCTGGCCGGCGGAGCGTACGTCGTCGGCCTGACCGGCTCGCCCGGCGTCGGCAAGTCCACCTCCACGTCGGCGCTGGTCGCCGCGTACCGGCGCCAGGGCAAGCGGGTCGCCGTCCTGGCCGTCGACCCGTCCTCGCCGTTCTCCGGCGGCGCGCTGCTGGGCGACCGGGTCCGGATGTCGGACCACGCCTCGGACCCCGGCGTCTACATCCGCTCCATGGCGACCCGCGGCCACCTCGGCGGCCTCGCCTGGGCGGCCCCGCAGGCGATCCGGGTGCTGGACGCGTCGGGCTTCGACGTGATCCTGGTGGAGACCGTGGGCGTCGGCCAGTCCGAGGTGGAGATCGCCTCGCAGGCCGACACCTCCGTCGTCCTCCTCGCACCGGGCATGGGCGACGGCATCCAGGCCGCCAAGGCGGGCATCCTGGAGATCGGCGACGTGTACGTCGTGAACAAGGCCGACCGGGACGGCGCGGACGCCACCGCCCGCGAGCTGAACCACATGCTGGGCCTCGGCGAGGCCCGCGGCCCCGGCGACTGGCGTCCGCCCATCGTCAAGACGGTCGCCGCGCGGGGCCAGGGCGTCGACGAGGTCGTCGAGGCCCTGGAGAAGCACCGGGCCTGGATGGAGGAGCACGGCGTCCTGACCGAACGGCGCACCTCCCGCGCCGCCCGCGAGGTCGAGACGATCGCGGTCACCCGCCTGCGCGAGCGCATCGGCACCCTGCACGGCGACCGCCGCCTGGACGCCCTGGCCGCCCGCATCGTGACGGGCCGCCTCGACCCGTACGCGGCGGCCGACGAACTGGTCGCGGGCCTCACCGGCGAGGACTGA